Sequence from the Methanosarcina siciliae T4/M genome:
TTTTTAAAACAAGGCTTAATATAAGAAAGTATTATTATTTAATGAGGATTATATTGGATTGGGAGTAAAAAAGGAAAACTTACACAGGGGGGAAATAATAGTGATAAAAAAACTCATTCTGCTCCTCGTAGTCCTGGCAGTATTAGTGTTTGCCTACATGAACTGGTGGGGAGGAAATCAGGAGCGAGAAGAAGCCATGGGGGATTCCGGGGGTTCGGGTGGCACTTCAGGAGGAACACAGCAACCAACAGGAGTGGAGACACCGCAAGAGGCAATAACACCAGAAGAAACGGAAACATCTGAAGAAACGGAAACATCTGAAGAAACGGAAACATCTGAAGAAACGGAAACATCTGAAGAAACGGAAACATTAGAAGAAGCAGAGACGCCGCAAGAAACAGAAACGGCTGAAGAGGACGAAACGCCCGAGGAAACAGTAACTCCGGGTCTTGAGTCCGGAATTGAAGAGGAACAAACCGAAAACGTGACCGGTGAAGAGGAAGAAACAGGGACAGTGCAGCCTGAGGAAACCGAGCCGGAAACTTACCTTGTAAGGCTCAAGAATTATCTCTTTATTCCCTCCGAACTGGAGATAAATGAAGGGGATACGGTTGTGTGGAGAAATTTCGATGAATCCGATGTTTTTACCCTGAGTAGTGAAGAGGAGCTTTTTGAGGATCAACAGCTTGGATACGGAAATACCCTGAACTATACGTTTACTGAAAACGGAAGCTACAGTTTCAGTGCAAATGGGTATCCGAACATGCAGATGACCATCACGGTAAAATAATATCACAAAGTATAGCAACTTCAGATGATCCGTAGAACTATAGTGGAAGGGACGACAAAGATTTCGGTTCCGGTCCCACCTCCGGATGCAAATTTCCCTCCCTCGGCAGCGCCGGTGTTCTATAACCCGGAGATGGAGTTGAACCGGGATATCAATGTTGCAGCAACTGCAGCATTTGTGAAGAGGCTTCTTTCGAGAAAAGACTTGAAGAGAGAGGAGGTCCGCTACGTAGATGCCTTTTCAGCATCAGGAATCCGGGGTCTCAGGATTGCAGGGGAAGTAGGAATACATGCGACCATGAATGACTGGAACCCTGAAGCGTTTGAACTGATAAAGGAAAATATAAAGATTAATGGGCTTGAGGAAAAAGCCCAGGCTACACGCAAGAATGCAAATGTGCTGCTTCATGAGCAGAAATTCCATATCGTGGATGTCGACCCGTTCGGGACCCCTGCGCCTTACCTCGATGCAACCGCAACTTCGGCACAGGGCATGCTCGCGGTTACTGCAACAGATACTGCTCCCCTCTGTGGAGCCCATTTGAATTCGGGAATCAGAAAGTACGCATCCGTACCTCTGAATACGGAGTATCACAGCGAGATGGGCTTAAGGGTCCTCCTCGGAGCCTGTGCCAGAGAACTTGCAAAACACGAAAAAGGGATGCTGCCCCTACTTTCACATGTCACGCGGCACTATGTTCGCAGCTACCTTGAAGTGCTTCCCGGAGCCGGACAGGCTGACAAGACCTTGAAATCCATGGGATTCAGCGTTCACTGCCCGAAGTGTGGATTCAGAGGCCCTGTCTACGGGCTTGCCGTGCATATTGAGAAAGAATGTCCTGCCTGTGGAGCCCAGACAAAGGTTGCAGGTCCTCTGTGGCTCGGACCTTTTAGAAAATCGGAGTTCTGCAATGAGGCGCTTTCCGAGCTTGAGGTGCACCCTCTGAACATGAAAGAGAAAGCAAAAAAAATAATTACGTTCTGCAGGGACGAACTCGACATTCCCATGTTCTATGACCAGCACGTAATCTGTAAGGAACTTGGGGCTTCTGCAACAGGGATCGAGACTCTGATCGAGACTCTTAAAGCCGACGGGTTTGAGGCTTCAAGGACTCATTTCAGCGGGACTTCGTTCAGGACAGATGCTCCCATTGCTGAAATAAAGAAAATAATCCAGGCACTTTCCGGCTGAAGCGAATGTTCCTTTGAAGCCCGGAGGCAGAAACCTGTTCAAATATTATATAAACTATAAAAGAATAATAAACGCCCGAGTTCAGATCCGCAAATAATCCGTTAAAAAACTCAATGTGATATCATGTCCGACGATGATGTAGAAAAGCTATTTTTGCAGGAGAAGCCCACTCTTGCATTGCTGTTTATAGGTTCGATGGGAAAAACCTATGCTTCGGTTATTTCAAAGGAGATAGACTCGACTTTTGCCCATACCACGAGAATTCTTTCGAAGATGGAGCAGTCCGGACTTATAAGATTCACATTTGAAGGACGGATTAAGTTTGTCGAACTTACTGAGTACGGAAAGGAAGTGGAAACCGCCCTTAAAGAGTTCCGAAACATAATTACAGCAGAATCTCCTGCAAGCGAAGAAATACAAAAAACAGAAGAAGAAATTGAAGAAAAAGGCGAAGCGGCGGAAGGCAATAAATCAGAGAAACCGAAAGAAGCAACCGAAATTGAGAACATAAAAGAGCTTGACCTTCTAAGTGTTGAGATCCTTGAAAAGGTCAGGAACCTTAGAAATAAGATCGAGAGCATCCACAGGGAAGCAGTTGAACAAGGACAGAGTAAAGAGATGGTTTCCAGAAAACTTGGCCCTTACAGCCGGGATATCAGGAAACTGCATAGCCAGGTTGAGAAGGCTGAAAGCCCTGTTGATGAAGCAGTAGTTTCGGCTCTGGAAGAGACTGAAAGACTCCTTGAGGCTTATCTTAAGGGTCCAAAACCGGAAAATACTTAATACGGCAGATCCAGGTAGAGAGAAAAGCGGCAGGAAGAAAATGGAAAAAGTTGTGACCCTTCAGCATATTTATGGAAAAAAGCGGGACAGAATGGCTGAACTCCTGAAAAGCCTGGTTGAGAATGAATTAAAAGACCTTGAAGTAAAGGTTGAGGTCTCCATTACCCCGGAAAACTGGGCAGAGTTTACCCTTGAGGGTGAAGATGAAGAGGTATCGGCAAATCTCCTGAAATCCAGGTACGGAAGTCCTGCAAAAAAAGCCGAACCAGGGAAGGTGTACCTGGGTTTTCTTCAGGCTTTTACGGAGGACGCGTTTATTGCCAACATCGGTATCCCTGTGCGCATCGAAGCAGAGGAACTTAAAGCCCTGGGCAGCGGAAAGCCAAAACAGCTTGCATCAAGGTTCGGTCTGGTCCCTCACCTGCCGGTTGAAGTTGAGGTATTTGAGGCTAACAAAAAAATAAAAGCCAGTTTTACAAAAAAACAGTTTGACCTATGGTGGGGATGGAAAAAAGCAAGTACTGACAGGGTTATCATTAATGCCGCCACCCGTTCGGAAATTAAAAGTGCGGTAAAAAAGACAGGGCACGGCCGGGACATTTACGAAATCGAGCGCCTCGGGCTGCTTGAGCATGCCGTCGTATGCCGTGAAAAAACAGACGGACCCGGAATCGTGGCAGCAATAGGGCCCCGCCTGAAATCCGAAATGGGAGTCGTAATCGGAGATTCCCGCTAATTTCGTTTTCACAATGCCTGGAAGTTCGGGATAAAAATAATTATGTAAAAATGGAAAATGGAAAAAGATAATTTACATTGTAATTTCAAAAAGGCAGCGGGTGTGCCCGGTCCCATAACACTCGGTTTCCAGGACTCCGCACTCTTTTCCCAGTTTTCCTTTAAGGACGCCTTCAAGGATGCCTTCTCTGAGAACACAGAAAGGTTTTCCTATTGCCGGCATGAACCTGGCTTTAAAGTCGTCTTCAATCTGAAGGGCAGGAGAACCGCCCATGAGCACCGAGACCCGGCAGTCCCCGTGAAATTCCATAAAGGCTGCAATTTCCTTAAACAGGGCTTCAGGGGTGTTTGATTCAAAATTAGCAGAAAGACATTTTCCAATGTCTTTTCCGATCGTCCTGACAACAGGGGCATTATCAATACCGTATGCTTCAAAACCGAATCGTAGCACATGAAAAAGGGCTCCCATAAAGCAGGACCTGTCATTTTCGTTTTCAGCAACTTTTTCCAGCAAGCTTCGGTAATGCTCCGGAAAAGGCTCCTTGGAGCAACCCATGTACTGGGAAGTAAGGGAATAAATCTTCTTGCGCCGGTCTTCGGGGTCCGAATTTTCTTCAACAAGCTCGCATGTTCTGAGATTATTAAGATGAACGGAAATGGTTGATTTGGCTTTTGCCGTAAATTTTACAATTTCGTCAAACGATTTTGGCTCTTCCCTGAGCAAATTCAGGATCTGGAGTTTAACAGGGCTGTCTACGGCTATGAGCCCTCTTTCGGTATAAAAAAATTCAGTTCTGGTCTCAGGTTTTGCCATAATATCTTTAGATAAGTTGTGTTTTGAATATATAAAACGTTCGCGTGACTACGAATAATCATGATTAAAATATAATAATGCAGGTATAAAATAATGTAAAGAAAGGGAGAAGGGGTGG
This genomic interval carries:
- a CDS encoding tRNA (guanine(10)-N(2))-dimethyltransferase, giving the protein MIRRTIVEGTTKISVPVPPPDANFPPSAAPVFYNPEMELNRDINVAATAAFVKRLLSRKDLKREEVRYVDAFSASGIRGLRIAGEVGIHATMNDWNPEAFELIKENIKINGLEEKAQATRKNANVLLHEQKFHIVDVDPFGTPAPYLDATATSAQGMLAVTATDTAPLCGAHLNSGIRKYASVPLNTEYHSEMGLRVLLGACARELAKHEKGMLPLLSHVTRHYVRSYLEVLPGAGQADKTLKSMGFSVHCPKCGFRGPVYGLAVHIEKECPACGAQTKVAGPLWLGPFRKSEFCNEALSELEVHPLNMKEKAKKIITFCRDELDIPMFYDQHVICKELGASATGIETLIETLKADGFEASRTHFSGTSFRTDAPIAEIKKIIQALSG
- a CDS encoding cupredoxin domain-containing protein encodes the protein MIKKLILLLVVLAVLVFAYMNWWGGNQEREEAMGDSGGSGGTSGGTQQPTGVETPQEAITPEETETSEETETSEETETSEETETSEETETLEEAETPQETETAEEDETPEETVTPGLESGIEEEQTENVTGEEEETGTVQPEETEPETYLVRLKNYLFIPSELEINEGDTVVWRNFDESDVFTLSSEEELFEDQQLGYGNTLNYTFTENGSYSFSANGYPNMQMTITVK
- a CDS encoding DUF2110 family protein, translated to MEKVVTLQHIYGKKRDRMAELLKSLVENELKDLEVKVEVSITPENWAEFTLEGEDEEVSANLLKSRYGSPAKKAEPGKVYLGFLQAFTEDAFIANIGIPVRIEAEELKALGSGKPKQLASRFGLVPHLPVEVEVFEANKKIKASFTKKQFDLWWGWKKASTDRVIINAATRSEIKSAVKKTGHGRDIYEIERLGLLEHAVVCREKTDGPGIVAAIGPRLKSEMGVVIGDSR
- a CDS encoding MarR family winged helix-turn-helix transcriptional regulator, giving the protein MSDDDVEKLFLQEKPTLALLFIGSMGKTYASVISKEIDSTFAHTTRILSKMEQSGLIRFTFEGRIKFVELTEYGKEVETALKEFRNIITAESPASEEIQKTEEEIEEKGEAAEGNKSEKPKEATEIENIKELDLLSVEILEKVRNLRNKIESIHREAVEQGQSKEMVSRKLGPYSRDIRKLHSQVEKAESPVDEAVVSALEETERLLEAYLKGPKPENT
- a CDS encoding V4R domain-containing protein, with the protein product MAKPETRTEFFYTERGLIAVDSPVKLQILNLLREEPKSFDEIVKFTAKAKSTISVHLNNLRTCELVEENSDPEDRRKKIYSLTSQYMGCSKEPFPEHYRSLLEKVAENENDRSCFMGALFHVLRFGFEAYGIDNAPVVRTIGKDIGKCLSANFESNTPEALFKEIAAFMEFHGDCRVSVLMGGSPALQIEDDFKARFMPAIGKPFCVLREGILEGVLKGKLGKECGVLETECYGTGHTRCLFEITM